One window from the genome of Phycisphaerales bacterium encodes:
- the nrfD gene encoding polysulfide reductase NrfD encodes MSTLSAGKPRVSDSSNTFDEPGVRAPLVLNHDSFTSVTSDICAVNEAPRPPLAWYITFVISAALASMLMVLVGYLFLTGVGVWGNNVPVAWGFPIVNFVFWVGIGHAGTLISAVLFLFRQKWRTSINRFAEAMTIFAVVCAGLYPGIHIGRVWLAYWLFPIPNQMSMWPQFRSPLLWDVFAVGTYFTVSLIFWYVGMVPDLATLRDRTTTKLKSVLYGIFSLGWRGSMRHWHRYERCYLLLAAMATPLVLSVHSVVSFDFAVSQLPGWHTTIFPPYFVAGAIFSGFGMVLTLAIPARELWGLKDFITKRHIENMCKIVLLTGSMVGYAYGMEFFIAWYSGELMETFAFVNRAFGQYAWAYWIMVSCNVITPQIFWFKVCRRSIWIVFIASLLVNVGMWFERFVIVITSLAEPQIPSIWRYFSPTWVDIAMFIGSFGLFMTLFLLFIRYLPVIAISEIKATMPQADPHAHHDDHASSESKEVAS; translated from the coding sequence ATGAGTACGTTGTCTGCTGGCAAGCCACGCGTAAGCGATTCGAGTAACACATTCGATGAACCCGGTGTTCGCGCGCCTTTGGTATTGAACCACGACTCGTTTACCTCTGTGACATCAGACATCTGTGCGGTTAATGAGGCGCCAAGGCCACCGTTGGCCTGGTATATCACCTTTGTCATTTCAGCTGCGTTGGCCTCGATGTTGATGGTCTTGGTTGGATACCTCTTTCTGACCGGCGTTGGTGTTTGGGGCAACAATGTTCCAGTGGCCTGGGGATTCCCGATTGTTAACTTTGTGTTCTGGGTTGGTATTGGCCATGCAGGCACACTCATTTCTGCTGTCTTGTTCCTATTCCGCCAGAAGTGGCGTACATCAATCAATCGTTTTGCAGAAGCGATGACGATCTTTGCAGTGGTTTGTGCCGGTCTCTATCCGGGCATTCACATTGGCCGTGTTTGGTTGGCCTACTGGTTGTTCCCAATTCCCAACCAAATGTCTATGTGGCCACAGTTTCGTAGTCCACTCTTGTGGGATGTGTTCGCGGTTGGCACCTATTTCACTGTTTCGTTGATCTTCTGGTATGTCGGCATGGTGCCCGATCTGGCGACGCTACGCGACCGAACGACAACGAAGCTCAAGTCAGTTCTTTATGGCATCTTTTCTTTGGGGTGGCGAGGCAGTATGCGGCACTGGCATCGTTATGAACGATGTTATTTACTGCTTGCTGCAATGGCCACTCCATTGGTTCTTTCCGTCCACTCGGTCGTTTCATTCGACTTTGCGGTCAGTCAGTTACCAGGTTGGCATACGACAATTTTCCCGCCTTACTTTGTCGCCGGTGCCATTTTCAGTGGATTCGGTATGGTCCTGACCTTGGCGATTCCTGCTCGTGAGCTCTGGGGCCTGAAGGACTTCATTACAAAACGACACATTGAGAATATGTGCAAGATTGTGCTGCTGACCGGGTCAATGGTTGGCTACGCCTATGGCATGGAATTCTTCATCGCTTGGTATTCAGGCGAATTGATGGAAACCTTCGCATTTGTGAATCGTGCATTCGGCCAATACGCGTGGGCTTATTGGATTATGGTTTCTTGCAATGTTATTACGCCTCAGATCTTCTGGTTTAAGGTGTGCCGTCGTTCCATCTGGATTGTCTTTATTGCGTCGCTTCTGGTGAACGTCGGTATGTGGTTTGAGCGATTTGTGATTGTGATCACCTCATTAGCTGAGCCTCAGATTCCCAGTATTTGGCGATACTTCTCGCCAACATGGGTTGACATCGCCATGTTCATAGGAAGTTTCGGCCTGTTTATGACGCTCTTCCTGTTGTTTATTCGTTACCTGCCGGTGATTGCGATTTCTGAAATCAAGGCCACTATGCCGCAGGCGGATCCACATGCACATCATGATGATCATGCTTCCTCGGAATCGAAGGAGGTGGCTTCATGA
- a CDS encoding TAT-variant-translocated molybdopterin oxidoreductase, translated as MSPVVKNKQTGRAYWRSLDELSGSPEFQQYVDMEFPDSALDGMTDADRRSFLKLMAGSMAMAGIGLTGCRRWPKEEIVPYAHRPNDRTPGVAERYATSMELGGVAGGLMVTSFEGRPTKIEGNPNVESNMGTSGVFEQGSILDLYDPDRSRRITYGTAEELTEKQWKDFERFTSKHFRAVRSEKGQGFAVLAEASSSPSVAAMRARLESVYPNMSWCEYEPLNNDGPAMGTSDAMNGSFRAVYDLKDADVILTLDADILGVYPDQLRNIRDFTAGRRVRDGQKSINRLITIEPTLTLTGSNADDRVAMRRGDVQTFAAGLSHAIMAGKMKSSDHDQIESLAKTNEQRGFAEKVANDLMAHKGRCVVIAGPGQGPAVHRLAHGLNEALGNVGKTVRYAQVPSSGAHAENIASLAEQMNKGDVSTLVLLGGNPVYDAPADLKFADAIKKVKTSIHLSDYENETSVLCSWHLNRAHYLESWGDGRTWDGTVTFQQPLIEPLFGGHSSIELLALIAGEAKTAGYDIVRNTMSQDTSTSTNDATWDPTWRKVLYDGHRANSAFKTGTPKVNMDGVQAKLAEPSKKDQLELIFTPDTKVYDGRYANNGWLQELPDPLTRLTWDNALLISPWLAKEKGLAEGTMVKITANGASMTAPVIVQPGQARHVVSISLGYGRSFPGRISTDAGFNAYPLRTTKNMWSVPNVTVESLNETYPLARVQNHYALDSVGGKGEQQRIPMFYRETELADYQAHPNFANADTHVVHSLNLWQPRQFDGADYAWAMSIDLNACTGCGTCVMACQAENNLPIVGKDQIIRGREMHWIRVDRYYTFAESSPGSYDPEQLTSVALQPMTCQHCENAPCEQVCPVAATVHDNDGLNVMVYNRCVGTRYCSNNCPYKVRRFNYFDYFRRDPAREGGFLAVNPDYYIKRQSGADPLRRMQFNPEVTVRMRGVMEKCTYCTQRIQAAKIEAKNAWVQLPKAEKEEQARTWVKPPPELNANQNRIPIPDGTIVPACAQACPAGAITFGDLLDPNSEVARQQNLKLSYSVLEEINIRPRTKYLAKVTNPLTAEAENGAHGHAEPGHTEHAGEAPTA; from the coding sequence ATGTCACCGGTAGTAAAAAACAAACAAACCGGCCGAGCCTATTGGCGTAGCCTCGATGAGCTCTCGGGCTCACCGGAGTTCCAGCAATACGTTGACATGGAGTTTCCTGACTCAGCACTTGATGGCATGACCGATGCCGATCGTCGTAGCTTCTTGAAGTTGATGGCTGGTTCAATGGCCATGGCCGGTATTGGACTCACTGGTTGTCGGCGTTGGCCGAAAGAAGAAATCGTTCCTTATGCACATCGACCCAATGATCGAACGCCCGGTGTTGCTGAACGATATGCAACTTCGATGGAGCTTGGTGGCGTCGCTGGCGGTCTTATGGTGACGAGCTTTGAAGGTCGTCCCACGAAGATTGAGGGCAATCCCAATGTTGAATCAAATATGGGTACCTCTGGTGTCTTTGAACAAGGCAGCATTCTTGATCTCTATGATCCAGATCGCAGTCGACGTATTACCTACGGCACAGCAGAAGAGCTGACTGAGAAGCAATGGAAAGATTTTGAGCGTTTCACATCGAAGCACTTCCGTGCAGTGCGAAGTGAGAAGGGGCAGGGCTTTGCGGTACTCGCGGAAGCCAGTAGCTCTCCGAGCGTAGCGGCGATGCGGGCACGGCTTGAGTCGGTCTATCCGAACATGAGTTGGTGTGAGTACGAGCCTCTTAATAATGATGGCCCGGCAATGGGCACGTCTGATGCGATGAATGGTTCATTCCGCGCGGTCTATGACCTGAAGGATGCGGATGTTATTCTGACGCTCGATGCCGATATTCTCGGCGTCTACCCCGACCAGCTTCGCAACATTCGCGATTTCACAGCTGGTCGACGTGTCCGTGATGGTCAGAAGTCCATCAATCGACTCATTACTATTGAACCGACGCTGACGTTAACGGGTTCAAATGCTGACGACCGTGTTGCGATGAGGCGTGGCGATGTGCAGACATTCGCAGCTGGCCTAAGTCACGCGATTATGGCAGGTAAAATGAAGTCGAGTGATCACGATCAAATCGAATCACTGGCGAAGACCAATGAGCAACGTGGCTTTGCAGAAAAGGTTGCCAATGATCTGATGGCTCATAAGGGTCGCTGTGTCGTTATTGCAGGGCCCGGCCAGGGTCCAGCAGTGCACCGTTTAGCTCATGGGCTCAACGAAGCTCTGGGAAATGTGGGCAAGACGGTACGTTATGCCCAGGTGCCTTCATCCGGCGCACATGCAGAAAACATTGCATCGCTCGCAGAGCAAATGAATAAAGGTGATGTATCGACTCTGGTTCTCCTTGGCGGGAATCCAGTTTATGACGCACCTGCAGACTTAAAGTTTGCTGACGCGATCAAGAAAGTCAAAACATCAATCCACCTATCGGATTACGAAAACGAAACGTCGGTCCTTTGCAGCTGGCACCTCAATCGCGCTCACTATCTTGAGTCATGGGGTGATGGTCGTACATGGGACGGTACGGTGACATTTCAACAACCATTGATTGAGCCACTTTTTGGTGGTCACTCATCAATTGAATTGCTTGCATTGATCGCTGGTGAAGCAAAAACAGCTGGCTATGACATTGTTCGCAATACGATGAGCCAGGACACGAGTACATCTACGAATGATGCCACTTGGGATCCAACTTGGCGGAAGGTGTTGTACGACGGGCACCGTGCCAATTCAGCGTTCAAAACCGGTACACCTAAAGTCAATATGGATGGTGTTCAGGCAAAGCTAGCAGAGCCTTCGAAGAAGGATCAGTTAGAGCTTATCTTTACGCCTGACACGAAGGTCTATGATGGCCGCTATGCAAATAATGGTTGGTTGCAAGAGCTTCCTGATCCTCTTACGCGACTCACTTGGGATAACGCGCTCTTAATCAGTCCGTGGCTCGCCAAAGAGAAGGGCCTCGCTGAAGGAACCATGGTTAAGATTACTGCCAACGGCGCGTCGATGACTGCACCTGTCATCGTGCAACCAGGGCAAGCTCGACATGTGGTGTCGATTTCACTGGGCTATGGGCGCAGTTTCCCCGGACGCATTAGTACAGATGCTGGCTTTAATGCCTACCCACTCCGAACCACGAAGAACATGTGGTCAGTTCCAAATGTGACGGTGGAGTCACTCAATGAGACCTATCCACTCGCTCGGGTTCAGAATCATTACGCACTTGATTCCGTTGGTGGTAAAGGTGAGCAGCAGCGCATTCCAATGTTCTATCGCGAAACGGAGCTGGCCGATTACCAGGCGCATCCAAACTTCGCGAATGCTGACACGCATGTTGTGCATAGTCTCAATCTCTGGCAGCCGCGGCAATTTGATGGCGCTGACTATGCATGGGCGATGTCAATTGATCTGAATGCTTGTACGGGCTGCGGAACTTGTGTGATGGCCTGCCAGGCAGAAAACAACTTGCCAATTGTTGGCAAAGATCAAATTATACGCGGCCGGGAAATGCATTGGATTCGCGTTGATCGCTATTACACCTTTGCCGAGTCAAGCCCAGGTAGCTACGACCCAGAGCAACTGACATCAGTGGCGCTACAACCGATGACATGCCAGCATTGTGAGAATGCGCCGTGTGAACAGGTTTGTCCTGTGGCTGCAACCGTGCATGACAATGACGGATTAAACGTCATGGTCTACAACCGTTGTGTGGGCACGCGTTATTGCTCCAATAACTGTCCGTACAAAGTGCGGCGTTTCAATTACTTCGACTACTTCCGCCGCGATCCCGCTCGAGAGGGTGGTTTCTTGGCCGTCAATCCTGATTACTACATCAAGCGTCAGAGTGGTGCAGATCCATTGCGGCGTATGCAGTTCAATCCGGAAGTGACGGTGCGAATGCGTGGTGTGATGGAGAAGTGCACCTACTGCACTCAGCGTATTCAGGCGGCGAAGATTGAGGCTAAGAATGCATGGGTGCAACTGCCTAAGGCAGAAAAAGAAGAGCAAGCACGCACTTGGGTTAAGCCGCCACCAGAATTGAACGCGAATCAGAATCGTATTCCCATTCCAGATGGCACCATTGTTCCTGCTTGTGCCCAGGCATGTCCAGCCGGCGCTATTACATTTGGTGACTTGCTTGACCCCAACAGTGAGGTGGCTCGTCAGCAGAATCTCAAGTTGTCTTACTCGGTGCTTGAGGAGATCAATATTCGCCCGCGTACTAAATATTTAGCCAAGGTCACAAATCCGTTGACGGCAGAGGCTGAAAATGGCGCTCATGGTCATGCTGAACCAGGCCATACGGAGCATGCTGGGGAGGCACCCACAGCATGA
- a CDS encoding cytochrome c3 family protein: MPRYRYVFPRWANLLLPSLVVAGATVPLYVALIVAFGFSPKTTDIGYQPTQPIPFSHRVHAGQLGMDCRYCHNTVEYTAHANIPPTQTCMNCHTQIHKDSEDLKPLWESYRTGLPVHWVRVHDLPDYAYFNHAAHVNRGVSCVECHGRVDTMTVVSQRETLSMKWCLDCHRDPDPHLRDPDLVTQLWWGLSLTAQEKRQNGAKWREVNMLQPSQDCSTCHR, from the coding sequence ATGCCCCGCTACCGCTACGTTTTTCCAAGGTGGGCCAATCTTCTACTTCCGTCACTGGTCGTGGCGGGAGCAACTGTCCCATTGTATGTCGCACTTATTGTTGCCTTTGGGTTTAGCCCCAAGACAACGGATATTGGGTACCAACCCACTCAGCCAATACCATTTAGTCATCGCGTGCATGCTGGACAGCTCGGTATGGACTGTCGCTACTGCCACAATACGGTTGAGTACACAGCGCATGCGAATATCCCACCAACCCAGACATGCATGAACTGCCATACGCAGATCCATAAAGACTCAGAAGATCTTAAGCCACTGTGGGAGAGCTACCGAACCGGTCTTCCGGTGCATTGGGTTCGGGTACATGATCTGCCTGACTATGCCTATTTCAACCATGCCGCGCATGTGAATCGTGGCGTCAGTTGTGTGGAGTGTCACGGCCGAGTTGACACCATGACAGTTGTTTCGCAAAGAGAAACACTAAGCATGAAGTGGTGTTTGGACTGTCATAGAGATCCAGATCCCCATCTACGCGATCCAGATCTTGTGACACAACTTTGGTGGGGGTTGAGCCTTACCGCTCAAGAAAAACGTCAGAACGGCGCCAAGTGGCGTGAAGTTAATATGCTCCAACCATCGCAGGACTGCTCCACATGTCACCGGTAG
- a CDS encoding TatD family hydrolase, translating into MIDTHCHLTDPRLGEQLENVLERALKAGVQGAITVSTSASDVPLAQALAEANPRIWFTTGIHPLSADENPQWEIIQNAASHPRCVAWGELGLDGHYPNPSLDTQRTILEAHLEVIGEFEANGGKQLPIIVHCRDMHVELIEIFRASGIDGNRFVFHCFNASPVEARMILDLGSWISFTGIVTFATAPEVAEAAKLIPADRIMVETDAPYLSPEPLRKVRPCEPAFVVHTAERLAALRGVDTQKFAAQLDANAARFFDIEIPQCA; encoded by the coding sequence ATGATTGATACACATTGCCATCTGACAGATCCAAGGCTGGGCGAACAGCTCGAAAACGTACTTGAGAGGGCCTTAAAGGCCGGAGTCCAGGGTGCAATCACGGTCTCCACCTCCGCATCAGATGTTCCGCTGGCCCAGGCCTTGGCTGAGGCGAATCCTCGAATTTGGTTCACGACAGGTATTCACCCGCTCTCAGCGGACGAAAATCCACAGTGGGAAATAATCCAAAATGCCGCCTCACACCCCCGCTGCGTGGCCTGGGGCGAACTTGGTCTCGATGGTCACTATCCCAATCCCTCCCTCGATACCCAACGAACGATCCTCGAAGCTCACCTGGAGGTTATTGGTGAATTTGAGGCCAATGGCGGGAAGCAACTGCCAATTATCGTCCACTGCCGTGATATGCATGTTGAGCTGATCGAGATCTTCCGCGCGTCTGGAATCGATGGCAACCGATTTGTGTTTCACTGTTTTAATGCCTCCCCAGTTGAGGCTCGCATGATCTTGGACTTGGGTAGCTGGATTAGTTTCACCGGCATCGTGACCTTTGCCACTGCACCAGAAGTTGCAGAGGCTGCCAAATTGATCCCGGCAGATCGCATCATGGTGGAAACAGATGCACCGTATCTTTCACCAGAACCACTGAGAAAAGTACGCCCTTGCGAGCCCGCATTTGTCGTTCATACCGCAGAGAGACTTGCAGCGCTTCGCGGCGTCGACACACAAAAATTCGCAGCGCAACTTGATGCCAACGCAGCGAGATTTTTCGATATCGAGATTCCACAATGCGCGTAG
- a CDS encoding ABC transporter substrate-binding protein, with product MRVVSLLPSATELLVGVGGQDLLVGRSHECDWPVEITDRPILTSQRTTGSTGAAIDEEVRQLLKEGQPLYELDENQLADLKPDLILTQDLCSVCSIDLAAVSRVASRLSPQPQVMSLNPTSLDDVYDDALRIGSAIGYRTKADQAVVNWRATYHNARDYVNCYEQGPVVAFLEWHDPMMAAGHWTPALIEAAGGQHPYNPPGANAITISAEKLKAARPDRLIVCPCGLDLESIVQQLDVLTRSEWWSDIPAVKNNQVAIVDGNQMFNRPGPRLIDAFCWLVGWLQERPEVIPNNFPWQPIAGDATIENH from the coding sequence ATGCGCGTAGTCTCACTCTTACCATCGGCAACAGAACTACTCGTTGGCGTAGGTGGCCAAGATCTACTTGTTGGCCGCTCTCATGAATGTGATTGGCCTGTTGAGATTACTGACCGCCCAATACTGACATCACAACGAACCACTGGTTCAACCGGCGCAGCCATTGATGAGGAAGTCCGCCAACTGCTGAAGGAAGGCCAACCACTCTACGAACTCGACGAAAACCAGTTAGCAGATCTCAAGCCGGATCTCATTTTGACTCAAGATCTTTGCTCAGTTTGCTCCATTGATCTGGCAGCGGTCTCACGAGTTGCGAGCAGACTGTCACCACAGCCACAGGTGATGAGCCTTAATCCAACCTCACTCGATGACGTCTATGACGATGCATTACGCATTGGCAGCGCCATTGGCTACCGAACGAAAGCTGACCAAGCGGTCGTCAATTGGCGAGCCACCTACCACAATGCCCGCGATTACGTGAACTGTTATGAACAGGGACCCGTTGTCGCTTTCTTAGAGTGGCATGATCCCATGATGGCCGCTGGCCATTGGACACCAGCCCTGATTGAGGCTGCTGGTGGCCAGCACCCATACAACCCACCAGGCGCCAACGCGATCACAATATCCGCAGAGAAACTTAAAGCAGCTCGCCCCGATCGCTTGATCGTCTGCCCATGTGGCCTTGATCTTGAGTCCATTGTTCAACAGTTGGATGTGCTTACCAGGTCAGAATGGTGGAGCGATATTCCTGCTGTAAAGAACAATCAGGTCGCAATCGTTGATGGCAACCAGATGTTCAATCGTCCTGGCCCAAGATTGATTGATGCCTTCTGTTGGTTAGTGGGCTGGCTGCAAGAACGTCCAGAAGTGATTCCCAATAATTTTCCCTGGCAGCCGATAGCTGGTGACGCCACCATTGAAAACCACTAA
- a CDS encoding DUF1573 domain-containing protein, translating to MTESRQRIHLFLLAVIVSFVVSVLVVFMLYRGSVPDLTGELTYDFGRIEVGPDRIERQHSFVLLNETDQWIRIEGLTPGCSCTEATVDINEVGPGGDVLVSAVMKPSERSGKQVVPINMRINWSEAPSGSTRTALTLNVIMNTRRVPPLWSTYPVIELQSSRKSLDIKIAGEEGEIGSNDPPAPLTAVSPEGLAVAIEPWKLARPAVAAKDRPALFEAPVSITRTGELEVLPDEMPIVFQSGEDTYTLTVRTVPLLIDGVNQPSSETILPLSQPQSPGREPIRLPGMPPLDSSDNENQP from the coding sequence ATGACCGAGAGTCGTCAGCGTATTCATCTGTTTTTGTTGGCAGTGATCGTGTCTTTTGTCGTTTCAGTGTTGGTTGTATTCATGTTATACCGCGGCTCTGTACCTGATTTGACGGGAGAGCTTACCTATGACTTTGGCCGAATTGAAGTTGGCCCTGACAGGATTGAAAGGCAGCACTCATTTGTACTGCTCAATGAAACGGACCAGTGGATTCGTATTGAAGGGTTGACTCCGGGCTGTAGCTGTACTGAGGCAACGGTGGATATTAATGAGGTCGGTCCCGGTGGCGACGTATTGGTGTCTGCGGTCATGAAGCCTAGTGAGAGGTCAGGAAAACAAGTCGTTCCTATTAATATGCGGATCAATTGGTCGGAGGCCCCATCGGGTTCGACGCGTACCGCACTCACTTTGAATGTCATAATGAATACCCGTCGAGTGCCACCTCTTTGGTCTACTTACCCAGTTATTGAATTGCAATCATCACGCAAATCACTGGACATAAAAATTGCCGGCGAAGAGGGTGAGATCGGAAGCAATGATCCGCCAGCACCATTGACTGCAGTGAGTCCTGAGGGTCTTGCGGTTGCGATTGAGCCATGGAAGCTGGCAAGGCCAGCAGTGGCTGCGAAAGACCGGCCCGCGCTTTTTGAAGCTCCGGTCAGTATTACACGTACCGGTGAGCTCGAAGTTTTACCAGATGAAATGCCAATCGTCTTCCAGTCTGGTGAAGACACCTACACGCTCACTGTGCGGACGGTGCCACTGCTCATAGATGGTGTCAATCAGCCATCGTCAGAAACAATTTTGCCACTGTCGCAGCCGCAATCGCCTGGCCGGGAGCCCATCAGACTGCCGGGAATGCCACCGCTGGACAGTAGCGACAATGAAAACCAACCTTGA
- the clpB gene encoding ATP-dependent chaperone ClpB, giving the protein MQMERFTSLAQAALGEAQSIASSMSHGELLPLHLLAAFVRDTDGVGRVIIERAGGDLLQLDNIIESELKKLPRVTSEGQMQVPRTGTEMMQTLTSAEQESKRMGDTVISVEHLLIGIADTKSMASEILKTLGINKKHLITAVEALRESSGVTNIHDEDAESNYEALKKYGIDLNAMAQSGKLDPVIGRDEEIRRCMQVLSRRTKNNPVLIGDPGVGKTAIAEGLALRIINGDCPTSMQNARIIALDVGQLLAGAKFRGEFEERLKAVLREVQASDGRVILFIDELHTIVGAGAAEGSVSAGNLLKPALARGELRSIGATTLNEYRQHIEKDAAFERRFQPIYVGEPTLEDTIAILRGLKPRYEAHHGVRIQDGALVSAATLSHRYITERFLPDKAIDLLDEAASRLRIENDSMPASIDELRRRLMQMEIEREALKQEGDKASQSQLKELERAIAELEEENRRLTAQWEVEKNELDEIKAVKAEIDSKQTELNQAQRSGDLEQAARVQYGEIPELEERLMNAETTLSERLDAGQTMVKEEVDAEMIAEVVSKWTGIPAIKLAEGERERLLQMEDELRHRVIGQDEAVKAVSDAVRRSRAGLGEASRPIGSFLFLGPTGVGKTELCKALADFLFDTEDAMVRIDMSEYMEQHAVARLIGAPPGYVGYEEGGRLTEAVRRRPYSLILFDEMEKAHPDVSNVLLQVLDDGRLTDGQGRTIDFKNTIIVMTSNIGSQTLLEMTEAGALDIEIDTHMRELLKQALRPELLNRIDETIVFHQLSRDQIAGIVRIQINALERRLENRGLGISLTDSAIEAIASEGFDPQFGARPLKRTIQQRIENPIATRILAGEYDAGDQIMVDYEQENFTFGRAN; this is encoded by the coding sequence ATGCAAATGGAACGCTTTACATCGCTGGCGCAAGCCGCTTTAGGAGAGGCGCAGTCAATTGCGTCTTCAATGTCACATGGAGAGCTCTTACCGTTACATCTTCTCGCCGCATTTGTACGTGATACCGATGGCGTAGGCAGAGTCATTATTGAGAGAGCTGGTGGCGATCTTTTGCAGCTCGACAACATCATTGAATCAGAACTTAAGAAGCTGCCCAGGGTGACTTCCGAGGGTCAGATGCAAGTGCCACGCACAGGCACCGAGATGATGCAGACCCTCACGAGCGCCGAGCAAGAATCTAAACGAATGGGCGACACTGTCATTTCGGTCGAACACCTTTTAATTGGAATCGCAGATACCAAGTCGATGGCCTCTGAAATTCTTAAGACACTAGGCATCAATAAAAAACATCTCATCACTGCAGTGGAAGCGCTGCGCGAAAGCTCTGGTGTCACCAACATTCACGACGAAGATGCTGAGTCAAACTATGAAGCACTGAAGAAGTATGGCATCGACCTCAATGCGATGGCACAATCAGGAAAGCTAGATCCAGTCATTGGCAGGGACGAAGAAATTCGCCGCTGCATGCAGGTACTCAGCCGTCGCACAAAGAACAACCCTGTACTCATCGGAGATCCAGGTGTCGGCAAGACGGCTATTGCTGAAGGTCTGGCGCTGCGAATCATCAACGGCGACTGCCCCACCTCAATGCAAAACGCAAGGATTATTGCACTTGACGTCGGACAACTCTTGGCCGGCGCAAAGTTTCGAGGGGAATTTGAAGAGCGGCTGAAGGCTGTTCTCCGTGAGGTGCAGGCGAGCGATGGACGTGTGATTCTTTTTATCGATGAACTTCACACAATTGTTGGCGCAGGTGCGGCAGAGGGCTCCGTCTCAGCTGGCAATCTTCTCAAACCCGCACTTGCACGCGGCGAGCTTCGATCAATCGGAGCCACAACCCTTAATGAATATCGCCAGCATATTGAAAAGGATGCTGCATTCGAGCGGCGTTTCCAACCCATCTACGTTGGAGAGCCAACCCTCGAAGACACGATTGCTATTTTACGCGGCCTCAAGCCAAGATATGAAGCACATCACGGCGTACGAATTCAAGATGGTGCGCTGGTTTCTGCAGCCACTCTTTCTCATCGTTACATCACAGAGCGTTTTCTCCCTGACAAGGCAATTGATTTACTCGATGAAGCAGCTTCACGGCTACGCATTGAAAATGATTCCATGCCCGCGAGTATTGATGAACTGCGCCGTCGGTTAATGCAAATGGAAATCGAGCGAGAGGCACTCAAACAAGAAGGCGACAAAGCTTCGCAGTCTCAACTCAAGGAACTTGAACGAGCAATCGCCGAACTTGAAGAAGAGAATCGAAGACTCACGGCTCAGTGGGAAGTCGAAAAAAATGAGCTCGATGAAATAAAGGCTGTCAAAGCAGAGATTGATTCTAAACAGACAGAGTTAAATCAAGCTCAACGCTCTGGTGATCTAGAGCAAGCCGCACGAGTTCAATATGGAGAAATCCCTGAACTCGAAGAACGACTCATGAATGCCGAAACAACACTCTCTGAACGCCTCGATGCGGGACAGACCATGGTCAAGGAAGAAGTCGATGCAGAGATGATCGCCGAAGTTGTCTCAAAATGGACCGGCATACCTGCCATCAAATTGGCGGAAGGTGAGCGAGAACGCCTTCTCCAAATGGAAGATGAATTAAGACACCGTGTCATTGGTCAAGATGAGGCTGTCAAGGCTGTATCAGATGCGGTCCGACGCAGCCGCGCCGGCCTCGGCGAAGCATCTCGACCGATTGGATCCTTCTTGTTTCTTGGCCCAACTGGTGTCGGCAAAACCGAACTTTGTAAGGCGCTCGCTGACTTCCTCTTTGATACAGAAGACGCAATGGTGCGAATTGATATGAGTGAGTACATGGAACAACATGCTGTTGCGCGTCTCATTGGCGCTCCTCCCGGCTATGTGGGTTATGAAGAAGGCGGCCGCTTGACCGAAGCCGTACGTCGTCGCCCCTATTCACTCATACTTTTTGATGAGATGGAAAAAGCACATCCAGATGTCAGTAATGTGCTACTCCAGGTGCTTGATGATGGAAGACTCACTGATGGCCAAGGGCGAACCATCGATTTCAAAAACACCATTATTGTGATGACAAGCAATATCGGCTCACAAACGCTTTTAGAAATGACTGAAGCTGGGGCATTGGATATCGAAATTGATACCCACATGCGCGAACTTCTTAAGCAAGCCTTACGACCAGAACTCTTGAATAGAATTGATGAGACCATTGTGTTTCATCAATTGTCGCGAGACCAGATTGCTGGAATTGTTCGCATTCAGATCAACGCTCTGGAACGCCGACTTGAAAATCGGGGCCTTGGCATTTCACTCACTGATTCTGCGATTGAAGCAATTGCATCTGAGGGATTTGACCCACAGTTTGGCGCAAGACCACTCAAAAGAACTATTCAACAGCGCATCGAAAATCCGATTGCAACACGCATTCTTGCTGGTGAATATGATGCCGGCGACCAAATCATGGTTGATTATGAACAAGAGAACTTTACGTTCGGTCGGGCCAACTAA